In a single window of the Aridibaculum aurantiacum genome:
- a CDS encoding four helix bundle protein: MTTVEEGEKPYNIRHRCFHFSKSVIHFVKNCTYEKIYVSMFDQLLRSATSIGANMVEGGAGSTNKDFINFMHISLKSTNETKYWLCLIRETLVVNEKVVNDLIKEANELSKIIAQIIINAKR; this comes from the coding sequence ATGACAACAGTCGAAGAAGGTGAAAAGCCTTATAACATTCGACATCGTTGTTTTCATTTTTCAAAGAGCGTTATTCATTTTGTAAAGAATTGCACATACGAGAAAATATATGTCTCCATGTTTGACCAGCTTTTGAGAAGTGCAACTTCGATAGGAGCTAATATGGTAGAAGGAGGGGCTGGCAGTACAAACAAAGATTTCATCAACTTCATGCATATCAGCTTGAAGTCGACTAATGAAACAAAATATTGGCTGTGTTTGATTAGGGAGACATTAGTAGTAAATGAAAAGGTTGTAAATGATTTGATCAAGGAAGCAAATGAACTATCGAAAATTATTGCTCAGATCATTATCAACGCAAAGAGGTAG
- a CDS encoding NADH-quinone oxidoreductase subunit J family protein, whose amino-acid sequence MSITEILFWFLSALALMGATMVVISKNPIYSIIWLIVVFFAISGHYILLNAQFIAIVNLIVYAGAIMVLFLFVVMLMNLNSQTEPQKNTWLKVAGAISGGSLMLIMVDVVRSAADMQGKTALVKEGNIGLIKNLGRVLFRDYVVPFEIASILFLSAMIGAVVIGKRERDEPAAQ is encoded by the coding sequence ATGAGTATAACTGAAATATTATTCTGGTTTCTTTCTGCACTTGCCCTTATGGGTGCCACTATGGTGGTGATCAGCAAAAATCCTATCTATAGTATCATCTGGCTTATTGTTGTATTCTTTGCTATTTCCGGTCATTATATTTTATTGAACGCGCAATTCATTGCCATAGTTAACCTCATAGTATATGCAGGTGCCATCATGGTATTGTTCCTTTTCGTGGTAATGCTTATGAACCTGAACAGCCAAACCGAACCACAAAAGAATACATGGCTAAAAGTAGCGGGTGCCATAAGTGGTGGTAGCCTTATGCTGATAATGGTGGACGTAGTTCGCAGCGCTGCCGATATGCAAGGCAAAACTGCATTGGTAAAAGAAGGAAACATCGGACTAATAAAGAACCTGGGACGCGTACTCTTTCGTGATTATGTAGTGCCCTTTGAGATAGCAAGTATACTGTTCTTAAGTGCAATGATTGGTGCTGTTGTGATAGGTAAGCGTGAAAGAGATGAGCCGGCTGCGCAATAG
- a CDS encoding VOC family protein has translation MNLTPYIIFNGNCEEALNFYAKCLDGEIKELMRFEGSPAADMAVDKQQVMHAIFVAKGIMIMASDSGQGAPTEVDGGKVHLSINFGTAEEQEKVFNALKEGGRETMPLNDTFWGARFGMLTDKFGINWMFNYDKQG, from the coding sequence ATGAACCTGACGCCTTACATCATATTCAACGGCAACTGCGAAGAAGCGCTGAACTTTTATGCGAAATGTTTGGATGGTGAAATAAAAGAGCTGATGCGATTTGAAGGTTCACCGGCAGCAGATATGGCTGTAGACAAGCAGCAGGTGATGCATGCCATTTTTGTTGCGAAAGGAATTATGATCATGGCAAGCGACAGTGGCCAGGGCGCACCAACAGAAGTTGATGGTGGCAAGGTTCACTTGAGCATCAACTTTGGTACTGCAGAAGAGCAGGAAAAAGTGTTCAATGCTTTGAAAGAAGGAGGCAGGGAAACCATGCCACTGAATGATACTTTCTGGGGAGCACGCTTCGGAATGCTCACCGACAAGTTTGGTATCAACTGGATGTTTAATTACGATAAGCAAGGGTGA
- the nuoK gene encoding NADH-quinone oxidoreductase subunit NuoK, translating into MPIQYYITLSVVLFCIGVVGVLTRRNAIIIFMCVELMLNAVNLLMVAFSKMHHGNALATNPDSLAGVEAQLFVFFTMVVAAAEVSVGLAIIVMLYRNTHSVDVNFLNRLKN; encoded by the coding sequence ATGCCGATACAATATTATATAACACTTTCAGTCGTTCTTTTTTGCATAGGAGTGGTGGGTGTACTTACCCGTCGCAATGCCATCATCATATTTATGTGCGTGGAGTTAATGCTCAATGCAGTCAACCTGTTGATGGTCGCATTTTCTAAAATGCATCATGGCAACGCGCTGGCAACCAACCCAGACTCACTTGCCGGGGTAGAAGCACAATTGTTTGTGTTCTTTACCATGGTGGTAGCTGCAGCTGAAGTAAGTGTAGGCCTTGCTATCATTGTAATGTTATATAGGAATACACACTCGGTAGATGTGAACTTTTTGAACAGACTTAAAAATTAA
- a CDS encoding 2Fe-2S iron-sulfur cluster-binding protein translates to MSEQLFKVTIDNITVEVEPGTTILLAARKIGGDVTPPAMCFYSKLKGSGGKCRTCLVEVAAGSAADPRPMPKLVASCRTNVMDGMVVKSITSEKVLDARKGVVEFLLLNHPLDCPICDQAGECHLQDLSYEHGSEGTRYEFQRRLFEREDIGPYIQLHMTRCILCYRCTYVADQLTDKRVHGILDRGEHAEISTYISKAIDNDFSGNMIDVCPVGALTDRTFRFKQRVWFLKPMNAHRDCDKCCGKVTLWNRGDEVFRVTARKDEWGEVEDVDGKTGWICNTCRFDKKRSSDWVIEGPRKISRHSVISAGHYEKIKKPTEVMEQLMGQKPRLLMDIHQVSEVNKPGVHLSELPGPPKKDVYEGGNQQ, encoded by the coding sequence ATGAGTGAACAATTATTTAAAGTAACCATAGACAACATCACCGTAGAAGTGGAGCCGGGGACGACGATCTTGCTGGCTGCGCGGAAGATTGGTGGTGATGTAACGCCGCCGGCGATGTGTTTTTACAGCAAGCTGAAGGGTAGTGGCGGTAAATGTCGTACATGTTTGGTGGAGGTAGCTGCAGGTTCTGCGGCCGACCCACGTCCAATGCCTAAGTTGGTGGCTAGCTGCCGTACCAATGTAATGGACGGAATGGTTGTAAAAAGCATCACCAGCGAAAAAGTATTGGATGCACGTAAAGGTGTGGTTGAATTCTTACTGCTTAACCACCCTCTGGATTGCCCTATATGCGACCAGGCCGGCGAATGTCACCTGCAGGATCTGAGCTACGAGCATGGCAGCGAAGGCACACGCTACGAGTTTCAGCGCAGGCTATTCGAGCGTGAGGACATCGGGCCTTACATCCAGCTGCACATGACACGTTGTATCCTTTGCTACCGCTGTACTTATGTAGCAGACCAGCTTACGGATAAGCGTGTGCACGGCATTCTGGATCGCGGCGAACACGCTGAGATATCAACTTATATATCTAAAGCCATCGACAACGACTTTAGCGGAAACATGATTGACGTATGCCCGGTTGGAGCATTGACCGATCGCACCTTCCGCTTCAAGCAGCGTGTGTGGTTCCTGAAGCCGATGAACGCACACCGCGACTGCGACAAATGCTGCGGCAAGGTGACGCTGTGGAACCGTGGAGATGAAGTTTTCCGTGTTACAGCACGCAAAGATGAATGGGGTGAAGTAGAGGATGTAGATGGCAAAACAGGATGGATCTGTAATACCTGCCGCTTCGACAAGAAGCGTTCAAGCGATTGGGTGATTGAAGGTCCACGTAAAATCAGCCGTCACTCTGTGATTTCTGCAGGCCACTACGAGAAAATAAAGAAGCCAACCGAGGTGATGGAGCAGTTGATGGGACAGAAGCCAAGACTGTTGATGGATATTCACCAGGTAAGCGAGGTAAACAAGCCGGGTGTACACCTGAGCGAGTTGCCCGGGCCGCCTAAAAAAGATGTATACGAAGGTGGTAACCAGCAGTAG
- a CDS encoding NADH-quinone oxidoreductase subunit C — MSLTNQHVIQRLQENFGDSLSGFEEPYGFLTFIAPKELNLKVLQFLYDDQELRFQFLTDITAVHYPDRKGEELAVVYHLHNLVDNIRLRFKVFTNIETPDVYSATALYASANWMERETYDFFGVNFVGHPDLRRILNVDEMDYFPMRKEYPMEDQTRIDKDDEMFGRGGHYDYGNINDDQGNTIPESEQGKDTYPV; from the coding sequence ATGAGTTTGACTAATCAACATGTAATACAACGCCTGCAGGAGAATTTTGGCGACAGTCTTTCAGGATTTGAAGAACCTTATGGTTTCCTGACTTTCATAGCACCTAAAGAATTAAACCTTAAGGTGCTTCAGTTTTTATACGACGACCAGGAGCTGCGGTTTCAATTCCTGACAGATATCACTGCTGTTCATTATCCTGACAGGAAAGGCGAAGAGTTAGCTGTTGTTTATCATCTTCATAACCTGGTCGACAACATACGTTTGCGTTTCAAGGTTTTCACCAATATAGAAACACCTGATGTATATAGTGCAACTGCATTATATGCAAGTGCTAATTGGATGGAAAGAGAAACGTATGATTTCTTTGGAGTGAACTTCGTTGGTCATCCGGATCTGCGCAGAATATTGAATGTGGATGAGATGGATTACTTCCCTATGCGGAAGGAGTATCCAATGGAAGACCAGACCAGGATAGATAAAGACGATGAGATGTTTGGAAGAGGTGGTCACTACGACTATGGCAACATAAACGACGACCAAGGGAATACGATACCAGAGAGTGAACAGGGAAAGGATACTTATCCTGTGTAA
- a CDS encoding NADH-quinone oxidoreductase subunit D yields the protein MNLAEQQKHHVRLPDGSIEKTTTTLNLGPTHPATHGVFQNILELDGERIVSAEQTVGYIHRAFEKIAERRPLYQITPLTDRLNYCSSPINNMGWHLTCEKLLGVQTPKRVDYLRIIIMELARISDHLICNSVIGVDTGAFTGFLYVMQYRELIYEIYEEVCGSRLTTNIGRIGGFERDFNDIAFRKLEKFLKEYPAVLKEFENLFARNRIFMERTMGAGPISAERALNYGFTGPNLRAAGVDYDVRVHTPYSSYEDFDFNIPVGKTGDVYDRFLVRNQEMWESLKLIEAAYRKVQDMKGTAADVYHADVPEYYLPAKKDVYTKMEALIYHFKIIMGEIDMPAGEVYHAVEGGNGELGFYLISDGGRAPFRLHFRRPCFIYYQAFSELTKGSMLSDAIIVMSSLNLIAGEMDA from the coding sequence ATGAATTTAGCAGAACAACAGAAACATCATGTGCGGCTTCCGGATGGAAGTATAGAGAAGACTACAACTACTCTTAATTTGGGGCCAACGCACCCAGCCACGCATGGTGTGTTTCAAAATATACTAGAGCTGGATGGTGAGCGTATCGTTTCTGCAGAGCAGACGGTAGGGTATATCCATCGTGCTTTTGAAAAGATTGCTGAGCGCCGTCCGCTGTACCAGATAACGCCGCTAACGGACCGCCTTAACTATTGCAGCAGCCCGATCAATAATATGGGCTGGCACCTTACCTGCGAAAAGTTATTAGGTGTGCAAACTCCTAAGCGTGTTGATTACCTGCGTATTATTATTATGGAACTGGCACGTATCTCTGATCACTTGATTTGTAACTCGGTGATTGGTGTGGATACTGGTGCCTTTACCGGCTTCTTGTATGTAATGCAGTACCGCGAGTTGATCTATGAGATATACGAAGAAGTTTGCGGATCAAGGCTTACAACCAATATTGGTCGTATAGGTGGTTTTGAAAGAGATTTCAATGATATAGCTTTTAGAAAACTGGAGAAATTCCTGAAAGAATATCCAGCAGTTCTAAAGGAATTTGAAAACCTGTTTGCACGTAACCGCATCTTCATGGAGCGTACAATGGGTGCGGGTCCTATAAGTGCAGAAAGGGCTTTGAATTATGGATTTACAGGTCCTAACCTGCGTGCTGCAGGTGTGGATTACGATGTACGTGTGCATACGCCTTACTCCAGCTACGAAGACTTTGATTTCAATATACCGGTTGGTAAAACTGGTGATGTATATGACAGGTTCCTGGTGCGCAACCAGGAGATGTGGGAGAGCCTGAAACTGATAGAAGCAGCTTACCGCAAGGTGCAGGATATGAAAGGAACAGCAGCTGATGTTTACCATGCTGATGTGCCTGAGTATTACCTACCGGCCAAAAAAGATGTGTACACTAAAATGGAAGCATTGATTTATCACTTCAAGATCATCATGGGTGAGATTGATATGCCTGCCGGGGAAGTGTACCATGCAGTAGAAGGCGGTAATGGCGAACTAGGATTTTACCTGATAAGTGATGGAGGACGTGCACCATTCAGGCTGCACTTCCGCAGGCCTTGTTTTATCTACTACCAGGCTTTCAGCGAACTAACAAAAGGCAGCATGCTAAGCGATGCTATCATTGTTATGAGCTCGCTGAATTTGATTGCTGGAGAGATGGACGCTTAA
- a CDS encoding nuclear transport factor 2 family protein — MQKLSLLVVLCMLSLLAFSQAKEEQVWQRVEQLNRAIFETKDSAVIVSLISDKASYGHSGGNIEDKQLMVKDAVANTASYKAISLERISVQIHRSRTAVVRHVLRATTVDKGTETPLNLHILQVWGKEKGRWMLLARQAVRINPK, encoded by the coding sequence ATGCAGAAACTTTCCCTTCTTGTTGTACTCTGCATGTTGAGTTTACTTGCATTTTCACAAGCTAAAGAAGAGCAGGTTTGGCAGCGGGTTGAACAACTGAATAGAGCAATTTTTGAAACCAAGGATAGTGCTGTCATTGTTAGCCTCATAAGTGACAAAGCCAGCTACGGTCATTCTGGTGGAAATATAGAAGACAAGCAACTGATGGTTAAGGATGCGGTTGCGAATACGGCTAGTTATAAAGCTATTTCTTTAGAACGCATAAGTGTTCAGATACATAGAAGCAGAACAGCTGTAGTAAGGCATGTCTTACGTGCCACTACGGTAGATAAAGGAACAGAAACTCCTTTGAACCTGCACATCCTGCAAGTTTGGGGAAAAGAAAAAGGAAGATGGATGTTGCTTGCTCGGCAGGCGGTAAGAATAAATCCTAAATAG
- a CDS encoding NuoI/complex I 23 kDa subunit family protein — protein sequence MQLTNRVKSVDRKPMSFLERLYLPGILKGMMITFSHIFKKTPTISYPEQKRPFAQTFRGLHVLNRDEQGREKCTACGLCAVACPAEAITMEAAERAPGEENLYREEKYAAKYEVNMLRCIFCGLCEEACPKDAVYLSETFAPANYGRKGFIYGKEDLLIPNPVTNPEGYEKAKGERAPKTN from the coding sequence ATGCAGTTAACAAACAGAGTAAAAAGTGTAGATCGCAAGCCGATGTCGTTCCTGGAAAGGTTGTACCTGCCAGGCATCCTCAAGGGTATGATGATCACCTTTAGTCATATATTCAAAAAAACTCCCACCATCAGCTATCCTGAGCAGAAGCGCCCGTTTGCACAAACGTTTCGCGGACTGCATGTACTGAACAGGGATGAGCAGGGACGCGAAAAGTGTACAGCATGCGGATTGTGTGCCGTAGCTTGCCCGGCAGAAGCCATCACTATGGAAGCTGCAGAACGTGCACCAGGTGAAGAGAACCTATATCGTGAAGAGAAATATGCAGCCAAATATGAAGTGAATATGCTTCGCTGTATTTTCTGTGGATTATGTGAAGAGGCTTGTCCTAAAGATGCAGTCTATTTAAGTGAAACTTTTGCGCCTGCCAATTACGGCCGCAAAGGATTTATATATGGTAAAGAAGACCTGTTGATCCCTAACCCTGTTACCAATCCGGAAGGATACGAAAAGGCAAAGGGTGAAAGAGCACCTAAGACTAATTAA
- the nuoE gene encoding complex I 24 kDa subunit family protein yields the protein MIQFSQYKLDKVKEIIERYPEGKQKSALLPVLHLAQEEFGGWLDVPVMDYVAELLNITPIEVYEVATFYSMYNLKPVGRYVFEVCQTGPCMVRGADNIINYIKEKLNIGVGETTEDGMFTLKVVECLGACGYAPMMQLGKIYKEHLTPEKVDQIISECRNFAASNN from the coding sequence ATGATACAATTTTCTCAGTACAAGCTTGATAAAGTAAAAGAGATAATAGAACGTTATCCTGAAGGAAAGCAGAAGAGCGCTTTGCTTCCTGTGCTTCACCTTGCGCAGGAAGAATTTGGTGGCTGGCTGGATGTACCGGTAATGGATTACGTGGCTGAGTTACTCAACATCACTCCGATAGAGGTGTATGAAGTGGCTACCTTTTATAGCATGTACAATCTTAAACCTGTAGGGCGTTATGTATTTGAAGTTTGCCAGACAGGTCCTTGTATGGTAAGAGGCGCTGACAATATAATCAACTACATAAAAGAGAAGTTGAACATAGGAGTAGGTGAAACAACAGAAGATGGAATGTTTACACTTAAAGTTGTTGAATGCCTGGGTGCTTGTGGTTATGCTCCCATGATGCAACTAGGGAAGATTTATAAAGAACACCTGACACCAGAAAAGGTGGACCAGATCATTTCTGAATGCAGGAATTTTGCTGCTTCAAATAATTAA
- a CDS encoding NADH-quinone oxidoreductase subunit B translates to MARPVRFNINEKALESPASYMGEGFSATRLEEVVGLARKNSIWPLPFATSCCGIEFMATMGSHYDLSRFGSERLGFSPRQCDLLMVMGTIAKKMAPVVKQVYLQMAEPRWVMAVGACACSGGIFDSYSVLQGIDQVIPVDVYVPGCPPRPEAIIDGVLRIQDLVGKEELRRRGSERYKELMSSYGIE, encoded by the coding sequence ATGGCTCGTCCGGTAAGATTTAATATAAATGAAAAGGCACTAGAATCACCTGCCAGCTACATGGGAGAAGGATTTTCGGCAACCCGTTTAGAAGAAGTAGTGGGTTTAGCTCGTAAAAATTCTATCTGGCCGCTTCCTTTTGCAACCAGTTGTTGTGGTATTGAGTTCATGGCTACAATGGGTAGTCATTACGATCTGTCGCGCTTTGGTAGCGAAAGATTGGGCTTCTCGCCACGCCAGTGCGACCTGTTGATGGTAATGGGAACTATTGCAAAGAAGATGGCCCCTGTTGTAAAACAAGTATACCTGCAAATGGCTGAACCTCGTTGGGTGATGGCAGTAGGTGCTTGTGCTTGTTCAGGTGGAATATTCGATAGCTACAGTGTATTACAAGGTATAGACCAGGTGATCCCTGTGGATGTATACGTTCCTGGTTGTCCTCCGCGTCCTGAAGCTATTATTGATGGCGTACTGCGCATCCAGGACCTGGTAGGTAAAGAAGAATTGAGAAGGCGTGGTAGCGAAAGATACAAAGAGCTGATGAGCAGCTACGGAATAGAATAA
- the nuoF gene encoding NADH-quinone oxidoreductase subunit NuoF has translation MAQKLLLANDHIEGIRFYDAYRKNGGYAAVEKAFKMSPNDIVEEVKKSGLRGRGGAGFPTGLKWSFLAKPEGVPRYLVCNADESEPGTFKDRYLMEFIPHLLIEGLIVSSFALGSNRTYIYIRGEYAWIVDILEQAIAEANQNGWLGKNILGTGFDCQIYVQRGAGAYICGEETALIESLEGKRGNPRIKPPFPAIKGLWDCPTVVNNVETLAAIVPIMNMGGEEYAKIGVGKSTGTKLISACGNINKPGVYEIDMTVSVEEFIYSDEYCGGIPNGKRLKACIPGGSSVPILPANLLLKTAKGETRYMNYESLADGGFATGSMMGSGGFEVLDEDQCIVKHTLTLARFYHHESCGQCSPCREGTGWMKRVLYNLEFGKGKLSDIDLLWDIQRRIEGNTICPLGDAAAWPVAAAIRHFRDEFEWHVTHAEEAQTRNFGLAHYADELQAV, from the coding sequence ATGGCGCAAAAATTATTATTAGCAAACGATCACATTGAAGGCATTCGCTTTTACGATGCGTACCGCAAAAATGGCGGATATGCAGCGGTAGAAAAAGCGTTCAAAATGTCACCGAATGATATAGTTGAGGAGGTGAAGAAGAGCGGTCTTCGTGGCCGTGGTGGTGCGGGTTTCCCAACAGGATTGAAGTGGAGCTTTTTGGCTAAGCCGGAAGGTGTGCCTCGTTACCTGGTGTGCAATGCAGATGAGAGTGAGCCTGGAACATTTAAGGACAGGTACCTGATGGAGTTCATTCCTCACCTGCTCATCGAAGGATTGATTGTATCATCCTTTGCACTTGGCAGTAACAGGACCTACATCTACATCCGCGGTGAATATGCATGGATTGTAGACATACTCGAACAAGCTATTGCTGAAGCCAACCAAAACGGATGGCTCGGTAAAAATATTCTAGGAACCGGCTTCGACTGCCAGATCTATGTGCAGCGAGGAGCAGGTGCTTATATCTGTGGTGAAGAAACTGCATTGATTGAAAGCCTGGAAGGGAAGCGTGGTAATCCACGTATCAAACCTCCGTTCCCGGCTATTAAAGGATTGTGGGATTGCCCTACAGTGGTTAACAATGTTGAGACCTTAGCCGCTATTGTTCCAATCATGAACATGGGTGGCGAAGAGTATGCAAAGATTGGTGTAGGTAAATCAACAGGTACAAAATTGATCAGTGCGTGTGGCAACATCAACAAGCCAGGTGTCTATGAAATAGACATGACTGTTAGTGTTGAAGAGTTCATCTACAGCGACGAATACTGCGGAGGTATACCTAACGGCAAAAGACTGAAAGCTTGTATCCCGGGAGGTTCTTCCGTACCTATTCTTCCTGCTAACCTGCTGCTAAAAACAGCAAAAGGCGAAACAAGATACATGAACTACGAGAGTCTTGCCGACGGTGGTTTCGCTACCGGAAGTATGATGGGTTCTGGCGGTTTTGAAGTATTAGACGAAGACCAGTGTATTGTAAAACATACATTGACTTTAGCCCGCTTCTACCACCACGAAAGCTGTGGCCAATGTAGCCCATGCCGTGAAGGTACAGGCTGGATGAAGCGTGTATTGTACAACCTGGAATTTGGTAAAGGAAAGCTGAGTGACATAGACCTGCTGTGGGATATCCAGAGAAGGATTGAAGGAAACACCATCTGTCCATTAGGCGATGCCGCCGCATGGCCAGTAGCAGCAGCCATCCGCCACTTCAGAGATGAATTTGAATGGCACGTAACACATGCAGAAGAAGCACAGACCAGGAATTTTGGATTGGCGCATTATGCGGATGAATTGCAAGCTGTGTAA
- the nuoH gene encoding NADH-quinone oxidoreductase subunit NuoH, giving the protein MVLLQVDWGIVIEKLVLIGAIITGSLVIAMYTTYGERKVAAILQDRKGPNRAGPLGLLQPLADGLKLFSKEEIIPNTSNKLLFVLGPSLAMLTAMMTSAVIPWGDKLHINMLGIDRVVSLQIADINIGILFIFGVVSMGVYGIMIGGWASNNKFSLMAAMRGASQVISYELAMGISLIALLMLSGTLSLKGIVQQQMDGYWNILYQPLGFFIFLVCAFAECNRAPFDLPEAENELNFGYHQEYSSMKLGFYLFAEYINLFISSVLLATLYFGGYDMPFVDERNLSINMAALVGIIALLIKVLFFIFLFMWVRWTLPRFRYDQLMNLGWKSLIPLALLNMFITGAVILWRG; this is encoded by the coding sequence ATGGTGCTTTTACAAGTTGATTGGGGCATAGTAATAGAAAAGTTGGTTCTTATTGGAGCTATCATCACCGGTTCATTGGTGATAGCCATGTATACCACCTATGGCGAACGTAAAGTAGCTGCCATACTGCAAGACCGTAAAGGTCCTAACCGCGCAGGCCCACTAGGATTGCTGCAGCCGCTGGCGGATGGTTTAAAGCTTTTTTCTAAAGAGGAGATCATACCAAATACATCTAACAAGTTGTTGTTTGTGCTGGGGCCTTCACTGGCTATGCTTACTGCTATGATGACCAGTGCTGTAATACCTTGGGGCGACAAGTTGCATATCAACATGCTGGGTATCGATCGCGTTGTAAGTCTCCAGATTGCTGACATCAACATAGGCATACTCTTCATTTTTGGTGTAGTTAGTATGGGTGTTTATGGTATCATGATCGGTGGCTGGGCGAGTAACAACAAGTTTTCTTTGATGGCTGCTATGCGTGGAGCCTCACAGGTTATCAGTTACGAACTGGCAATGGGTATTTCGTTGATCGCTCTCTTGATGTTGAGTGGCACGCTGAGCTTGAAAGGCATTGTTCAGCAACAGATGGATGGCTACTGGAACATACTATACCAGCCGCTTGGCTTTTTCATCTTCCTTGTCTGTGCATTTGCCGAGTGTAACCGCGCACCTTTCGATCTTCCTGAAGCAGAGAATGAGCTGAACTTTGGATACCACCAGGAGTACTCAAGTATGAAACTAGGTTTCTACTTGTTTGCCGAATACATCAACCTGTTCATCAGCAGCGTGCTGTTGGCTACTTTATATTTCGGAGGATACGATATGCCGTTTGTAGACGAAAGAAATCTTTCTATCAATATGGCGGCATTGGTTGGTATTATAGCCCTATTGATAAAGGTGCTTTTCTTCATCTTCCTGTTTATGTGGGTAAGATGGACATTGCCTCGCTTCAGGTACGACCAGCTGATGAACCTTGGCTGGAAGAGCCTGATACCACTGGCACTGCTGAACATGTTTATTACCGGAGCAGTGATACTTTGGAGAGGATAG